Below is a window of Plasmodium gaboni strain SY75 chromosome 11, whole genome shotgun sequence DNA.
tattttatatatatacttattcTCTTATCATTTGAACATTCCTTTTCTTTTGATTGCTTTcattgttttttttttttttttgttatgaattaagtaatatatactatataattatgtatacattattattttttgtgtattatataaataaataaatacatatatatatatatatatatatatatatatatatacatatatattattattattattttgcATTGTTTATGTggttatatatttgtattcTTTCAAATGGTCGTGAAAACATCAGAAGATGTATACAACTTTGTAAAAGATagtataaaaataaaagaagaattaGATAATCAGAAGAAGGTTAAAAAACcagagaaaaaaatatgtgaGTTGAAGAATAAACCGTCAAAGTATGAACTAGATTATAGTAAGTTTGAGGAATGTATAAATGATATTGAgaatgaagaaaaagaagaaaaacATAGAGAAGAACATAAACATGActttataaataataaaaatcCATGTTCTCATGATCATTCAAAAGAAAGAcaattatatgaaaaatcaacaaaagaaaaaattaaagcttcaaatatatttaatgaagaaggaaaaaaagctttttatgaaaaaaattataaacTTGCATGTGTTTATTTTCGTAAGGGATTAATACAATTAGATTATAGTTTTCCAGATTCTAATGAGGAAGAAAATGAACAGAGAAAATTAGAAATAAATTTACATCTAAATATGGCTCTAACAAAATTTCACATGTCAAAGTTTTATGAATGTATAAGTGAATGCTCAACggtatattatatgttacaacatattatttatatatatatatatatatataattgtgTGTGTGTATATCTTCTTCATTTCTTATATACCTATTTGCTACTACTTATTATCATCacttatatatacaaatcAGCCTTTTCTCCTTTATAAATTactttttctttcattatatatatatatattccttttttattttctagGTTTTAAATTTCgataaagataatataaaagcATATTATAGGAAGGGGCAAGCTTATATGAGCCTCGATTTATATGACGATGCAAAAAGAGAATTCTTGAAAGTACTAGAAATAAATccaaatgataataatacaaaaaaggcgctaattattttaagacaaaaaattataatttacaataaaaaaaaaaaattagtGTGCGctaaatttttttcaacTAACGAAAAGGATACAAGtatgaataaaaaagaagaatatataaatgacAATTCTTCTGTCGAAAAAAATGAACTTAATATGataaatcaaaatatgaataaaaataatataataaataataataatacaatagataataataaaaatcatatacatataaataaaaatgaaaataatttttttataccTATTTcaaacatttttaaaaaatgttcaGATTTTTTTGTACTCAATAAAATGTTcctatatatttatatttctttttcattattcTTTTGCATCgttcttcttcatttttattacttataaattatgattcttttttttttttttatgttattataaattcatatattttttttttttttttgtcatattatgcacatatatatatatataaacattcATTTTCTGTTCATAACATATTACTGGAATAACATCAGAAAAAATGCACTTCATTTATAGGTGTGTATGTATAAAaacttttatatttttttaattttttttttttttttttttgttattattattaaaattgCTATTGAttattaaaacataatggtaataaaataaataaaattatgaacaataaaaaaaaaaaaattcaaaagGTGTACaacattatattattctgatttctttctttttttttttttttttcgagatttttaattttcctttgttttgaatttttgtatacttaaataaagaaatatgtCGGTAccataaaatattaaaattatatcatttacactacaaagaaaaatgtaaaaaaaaaaaaaaaaaaagtaaaattaatgaaaaaaaaaagaataaaatgttaatcgtactattatatatatataatatatattactattattttcttaaatatatgtacatcacattaaaagtaaaatgtactttttaatttcaattaaataattaatgtgtatttttaataaaaatacaataaagaataaaatatttgttttattttttttggaaattaaaaaattatattaaatgttcctttatataatgtatcATTTTCAGATACATTTATAGAATATAGCTTgtaaatttaatatttataatattatattatatcacATTTTGTAGtttgttatttattttttttttatattattttgattatatatatatatatatatatattttcttttttatattttaaaaatgtgTTAATGTGCTACTATGAAACACACATAATACCCACCGAAAAGGGAAATGTAAATGTTTACTTTGAAAAACAGAGGAGGCTATATTGCCTAGTTCATACGACAAACAATATATTGCAAGCTCACGTATATACGTTTAATGATTTTAAGgaatatgaatataaaattgattcctttaatattttagagaatgaagaaaatgaaaatcatcatcaaacaaataataaCCATTCATCTAGTACTAATAAtcaaacaaataataatatagaaaatagtaatacaaatattttttcttatattaaAAGAGGTATGTATTCCTTTGGGAATTTTAACATAAGTgttttgtattttttaatgaaCAAACATAATATGGAATTACAATGGGttgataataaagaaatatgtCAAAAGTTAAAAGATCATAAAAACTCTGCCATATTATTTGATGACGAACAActaaatgataaaaaattaatagctttcattataaatattgtaaaattaaaattttttgaCATATACCACCATAGACATTTTTATACCATACGAAAAATATCAGgtatgtaatataaatatatatatatatatatatatatatatatatatatatatatatatatatatgtataactaaaaagataaagtaaaacaaaataaggacgaaattataaaaagaaaagatttttaaaaaataatacattgtttttctttttttttttttttttttataaatataatttatatttcttttataacATCATATGTCATTcttgttatatttttattatttatagaTTCATGGTTTAAGCTTGATTCATCTCTAAATAAACCTATTTTACTTCCTACTAACAAAGATGTAAGCTAAAAggaaagaaaataaatatatatttcaatatataatattatttatgatGCTTCATAaattcataaatataattttttattttcctatatatgatatatattaaatattatcctcatttttatatttttaaaaattccTATTTATCTTAATTTCccttatttatttttaacatatattttgtatttatttttgataatatatgGGACTCCCTAACatttacacatatatatatagtaatacatatatatatatatatatatatttatttatttatttaaattatttattaattttgtttttctcAGGTTAATAATCATTTGATAAATATTgttaaaaataacaaaattcaaaaatctgataattatattattcaggtttttaaaaaagttaaggataattaaaaatttacctcaagatataattatatattttttttatattattatatacaaaaaattaatgcATGCGCAAAATAGCTTATAcccaaaaaaaaaaaaaaaaaaaaaaaaaatatatatatatatatataatattatatatattactatttatattacattatatataatataattaatatttatatacgCTTAACCATTATATagtgttttttttttttttttttttttttttttaagtttataatttccaaaaaagaaaaatcTTATGCCCTTTTTCTTTCcttgttttttttattgattttttccttttttttttaaagtattcggaatttttttatatacattttatattgaATTCATCAAccattatttattatatgcttatatatataataaattttttatgtatatattatagtaatatatattatagttaattaaaattaatatatctttgTTTTCTTTGGAAcagtattatatatatatatatatatatatatatatatatatatatatatatttatatataatatatgaaaataaaaagtcatgttcatttaaattattgaaattataaaaaaaatgagtGATAAATCCAGAAGAAGTAAgattattcataatataaccttttaatttttatatacataaaatatatatatatattttagattattcaaaaaaaaaaaaaaaaaaaaaaaaaaagagaaaagaaaagaaaaaaagaattatataattttgaaaaagaattcattttatttaaaatttttatttttattttaatttttatagCCTTTCTTTTTGGAATTACTACTATTCTGgtattttgttcatttgCCGCAGTAGACGCCCACAGATATATGTGGTattaaagataaaaaaaaaattaaatattaaaacataaataaataacaaaatatttaatatatataatttgaattgttaaaagaagaaaattaattaataggcggaaaatatatgaataatttataaatttgGCTATAATGTtaatttcttattttatattttttttttttttttaccttACTTGTTCAGGATATTTATAAGCATATGTGCTTTCATGTTATTATTGGTGGACTTACTTTTTTTTGGTGTAGATAAATTTAACTATGATCCATTTTATTcgtaataataaaaaaataaggaataaaacaaattaaaaggattattatattgtgTACATATTGAGATGAATATTTgttatagatatatttgtgtgtttatatatttataaatataaatatatatatatatatatatatatatatatatatatatatatatatacgtacattttaatataagtgtaaaaaaaataattacaaGCTATTATATAAATCCAAATTAATGTTAACctaaaatttatttattatttatttattatttattttttttttatagtaattgggaaaaaaaaaatatccAAGACTCTTAAAGTTTCTACAATTTATATAGTTTGAgtatacatatttttttataaaaataataagcCTATCAAATCGCATTTGTTTATTActatttattattattatttttcttttttacATTTCCATATGTATTATTGTGTAACACTTCaatagaatatatatggatataAAGAAAACATGGAGGAACACAAAGAAACGAtttaataagaaaaaaaaacaaaaaaaattaggGAGGATATGTaattttcaaatatatctattattttatttatttattttattatttttttaaatacacataagaaaaatgtttgtttatgatttatttaacaatttataaatgtctatatatatgtagtaatatgaatattactactatatatatatatatatatatcaaatcaatgattatatatacgTAGTTAAgtatgatatattatatatatatatatatatattttttttttttttttgttattttaatttaaaaaatatgtaattttggattaaacaaaaaataaaaaaaagtaaataaaATTGATAGTTAATCATAGgatttttaaaaagttgtaaccttttattttgataatatttttaatatatcatttatttatattaatgtctttaaaatgataaaagaaatatacttttataaaattatatatttttataaaatatatatgttatgTGTATAGGTGTGTGGTGgtcataatatatatatgtatataatatatttcttttaatgtttataatatatatatatatatatatttattagtGTGTTATGTTATATGAGctttatttttcatattttaaacTTTATATAAACCTTTTTTTCCCccctttttattatattatatatttttttctctcTCTTAATAACATCAAAGTAAATATTACTATCTTTTAATTTAGTATAATGTTTGTAAAAATgaaagataatataaaattaatataataaaaaatatatatgcatgtttatatttatgtatgtatattttattatttatttatttttattatttatttattattattattttttttttttttttttttttatttattttttttttttctccaTTTTAAAgtacaaaaataatatttaaaagaaaatatataatttgaaagaaaaatattgaatgtgttattatataagagtatataataataattcattaatatttaatttatttggagtaatatattcataattgtatattgaattattatgcacagaataaatatataatgatatattatatctaaTTAAAAACTTtattaacaatatatatatatatatataatatttacattatattCTATCCATCCTAATTAAGTTGTGTGTTCATACGAAAAAAATTGAAGTATGAAATGTgtttattaattatatatatatatattttttcaattcatttatttgtttaaatTTCTGAGAAACGTTTCATCGTATGATCGAGTTGTTATTTGGAACATTTCATCCTGAGAAAAAGGAAAACCCCcaaaacaaaataataataaaataaaaataataaaaataataaaaaaatatatgcttacatatatgtgtgatttttttttttttttttttttttttttttttatttttatttcttattttaaataatgtttaggaaagatattaaaaagatttacttaaaaaatcatcttaataaaatatatattgtaaaaagacaaaatgaaaataaaattattgaagaaaaaaaaagcagTGTTTTGTATAAAGACTTTAAAGAGTTTATACttgttttaataaatataagaaaatatgaGAAAACATTAAAAAAGTTAAAGGGTAATAAAGAGAGTTGTGAATTTTCCAAAGTTTTACAAGAATATTTGGATTTTTATTTGTCAACGTTTGGATATAAATTTCATACCTTTATATtggaatataaaaatggtGATGAAATAAATGATCCTAATAATTGTtatgttataaataaattaagaaagaatgatattgaaaaaatagTAAATAAGGAATATTCaagaatattatttaaatatgatagtattaaatatgtactatattatattaaaaagcATACATTATTATTCCAAACATTTAATTGTCATTTCCAAAAATtgttaataaattatttatttgttacATTGAATCCTTTAAATGTTCtcatttttgtttatttaaaattatatcataatGATGACAAAACAAATATTGTTTCAAAAAGCGATGATAAGGataagataaaaaataaagatatatatgatgaaaaaataaatgatattCTTCCTATATGTGAGAACAAACCTATATCTGAAAGTAATGATGAAAATCACAACGACTTACAAAATGCTGAGGTTATCTCCGACAccatattatataaaaatgaaagaGTTAATTGTAGTAATCTTTTTTGTGATGAAATATATTGgtttatatgtttttttggagattatattatgaagtataatataattagATGTTATCGGGAGATATATACAGATAAAAAAGTGATTCAAAGAAAATTAAGAATATATCACTGGGTTAAGAAATATGTTCAAAATGATTTAATACAAAagtttcatttttattcctattcaaaaaatattaagtTATATGATAACTGGtatgaacatatattatctatatatgaagaaaaatttaaagaatatgttcccaaattaaaaaaatatattgaaattGGTAATGGATATAAAAGTATTAATATGTGTCACAAAAActtttcatatatatatgatttagttttacttttatattttattaaaatatcttttttatatttaaatgaacatattaattttgttgttcatttatctttatacactttatataaaagcatcaaaatttttgtcatatatttatattttaatcTTCCTAAGTCTATGTGTCATtactttttaaatatttatctcatgttttttaaaaataaaaatatgaaagctaataatgtatttagtaaaatgaaatgtacatataaaaatataatgaatcATATTTATGCACACagaaattttttatatatcaatGGAAAATTAAACTcacataaaaaaacaacaaATCTTCCTATCCATTTGAGACAAGGAAATTTAAACAGTAATATGATTCAATGTGAAGATAATGAAAACAATCAAATGTCAAAAAATGATTGTATAGAAAATTTAAACAAACCAAAAAATATGCAGAATTGTATTATTGATAGTCAAAATGATGGaaattacaaaatattgaaaattCTCCTGAACAAttcagaaaaaaaaaaatatggaaaaatattaaatttgacatattttgatataaatgaatatgatggaaaagatattaaaaatgaaagtgaattaaaaaaatttttgacatatcatttttatgGATCTATAATACAattgaaatataataacGAAATTTTTCTGCGGAGGAAAAAGTATAGGAatgaaaaggaaaataaaataaatagtgtaaaaagaaaaagaagtaaatatataaaagggattaaaaaaaatgaacagAGAGAAATTAACAAAATGGACAAAATGGGCAAAAAGGGCAAAATGGGCAAAATGGGCAAAATGCACAAAATGAATGGTTTTTTTTATCCTAGGAAAATTCAAAATAGAAAGAgacaaatattattatataatgtgttgataaataatacaaaagGGTTATCAATgtatatgaataataaacagaaggattataaaaaatgttttcTACATGGTGTATTGAAAAAAAgtgatattataaaaaagtgtaatataaatattcatataaatgatGAGAATAACATGTATACACCTAATGATAACATTAAtttttgtaataaaaaaattattattaaattatttgaaaccatattatataatataatacataagGAAAATCATATGATTGATGTAAATCAAAAGGAAgagaatatatttttatcagatataaaattaaatgatgaaaatgaaacatataattatgttaATAGGAGTCCCTTAAAggaatataataattatatgaagaATGAGTGTAGAAACCAAAAGGAAGTTGATATATGTAATGAGGAAAATGTAGATCATGATGTGGGGACTGTATATAAGGATGAAAATAGAGACgatgaaaataaagatgatgaaaataaagatgatgaaaataaagatCAAAATAACGATCAAAATAACGATGAAATTGTATGTAATGAAAATAACATTGACAAAATTGATAATTATCAAAATGACAATGATGAAGttaataattatcaaaatGACAATGATGAAGttaataattatcaaaatagcgagcatataaataaggaggaagaaaatataattgaagaaaatgaaatcGAACCAACCAATAAcgaaataaataaaattgaaGAAAACGAAAATATGGATTACAATGATTTAATTATTcaagaagaagaagataataaagatatagCAATATCTGTTAAGGATAATATGGAAAAAGATACTTGTCCCAgtgatgaaaatatttcaGTCAATGATGAAGCTGATgttaataaattatcaaaaaatgtgttgaaggaaaaatatcttaatgaaaataataacataaaatatgatTTAAAAAGTAAGAAAAATGATTGTGTtggaaaatataaaatatattttagtGATGAATCCACAAGTTCTGAAAATACAACCGATGATTATGAGTATTATATGAAAACAAGAAATAAATCCAAACCAAAAATTAAAGGGAAAAAAGAtaagaaaaagaaagaaaatgtaaagaataagaaaaaaaataatgataataatgtatatataaataaatcaaatTCAAAGAATAAACAAGttgatgaaaatgataaaaatgataaaaatgataaaaatgataaaaataagaaaaaagataataaagtaataaatacaaaagAAACAAATATTCCAAAATATAACACTATTGAAAGTAAAAATACAATAGCTAgtataaatgaaaaaacaTGTAATGAATTTATAAAGGATACAAATGAATCTTtgaatattaaaaataacGATACTagtgataatattatgaaaaataaaatggatcataaaaatattaatattgaTGACCACTACgatttaaaagaatatgaagaagatgatattaataaaaataccAAAAGCGTAgaaaacataaaaataaatacatttaaCGATTCAAAAGAATCTATGTTGGAAGAACAAGAAATAATAGGTAATAACAAAAAGGTTTATAGAAAGATTCAAACTTTAAAATCAAAAAGTAgtaaaaaattaattttcAATTTGTCATTAAGTGAAAATGAAGAATCGTCATTAATAATAGAAAGTTtggataataatatacaagAAACAAATGAAATGAAGGAGTTCCAAGAAATAAATGTTGATAGTATGGATGAAGAATGggataaaaaaaaaaaaagtggGTCACTAAAAggtgataataataacaaaagcaacaacaacaacaataataataataataataataatatgatatgTTTGAAAGAAAAGGTTTATCATGTTGATATAGATAATAAGAGAGGagaatatgataatatattaaaagaacAAGATAAATTAAAAGTGGGATATcatgatatatataataataatgaaggAATAGAGAAACCATTTATAGATACTTgtgaaatatatattaaagaaaatgtaTTGAATAATACACAGAAgaaattaaatttaattcatatttatcataAATTCAAGTTAggtattatatatttatttgatcattatataataggaggtattaatttaataaacCCTTATAACAGTATTGAAAATGAAAGATATACACATTTTGCATGTATACAATctaatataaatgatatgGATCATACTAAAATATTTAGATACAACGAAAAAGAATTAATCATgtcttttaaaaaaaattcagaaatatctttattaagtgataagaatgaaaaaagaataatgaaaattttatgTAAAAATGGAAAAGGATTAAATGGTT
It encodes the following:
- a CDS encoding hypothetical protein (conserved Plasmodium protein, unknown function), with translation MFRKDIKKIYLKNHLNKIYIVKRQNENKIIEEKKSSVLYKDFKEFILVLINIRKYEKTLKKLKGNKESCEFSKVLQEYLDFYLSTFGYKFHTFILEYKNGDEINDPNNCYVINKLRKNDIEKIVNKEYSRILFKYDSIKYVLYYIKKHTLLFQTFNCHFQKLLINYLFVTLNPLNVLIFVYLKLYHNDDKTNIVSKSDDKDKIKNKDIYDEKINDILPICENKPISESNDENHNDLQNAEVISDTILYKNERVNCSNLFCDEIYWFICFFGDYIMKYNIIRCYREIYTDKKVIQRKLRIYHWVKKYVQNDLIQKFHFYSYSKNIKLYDNWYEHILSIYEEKFKEYVPKLKKYIEIGNGYKSINMCHKNFSYIYDLVLLLYFIKISFLYLNEHINFVVHLSLYTLYKSIKIFVIYLYFNLPKSMCHYFLNIYLMFFKNKNMKANNVFSKMKCTYKNIMNHIYAHRNFLYINGKLNSHKKTTNLPIHLRQGNLNSNMIQCEDNENNQMSKNDCIENLNKPKNMQNCIIDSQNDGNYKILKILLNNSEKKKYGKILNLTYFDINEYDGKDIKNESELKKFLTYHFYGSIIQLKYNNEIFLRRKKYRNEKENKINSVKRKRSKYIKGIKKNEQREINKMDKMGKKGKMGKMGKMHKMNGFFYPRKIQNRKRQILLYNVLINNTKGLSMYMNNKQKDYKKCFLHGVLKKSDIIKKCNINIHINDENNMYTPNDNINFCNKKIIIKLFETILYNIIHKENHMIDVNQKEENIFLSDIKLNDENETYNYVNRSPLKEYNNYMKNECRNQKEVDICNEENVDHDVGTVYKDENRDDENKDDENKDDENKDQNNDQNNDEIVCNENNIDKIDNYQNDNDEVNNYQNDNDEVNNYQNSEHINKEEENIIEENEIEPTNNEINKIEENENMDYNDLIIQEEEDNKDIAISVKDNMEKDTCPSDENISVNDEADVNKLSKNVLKEKYLNENNNIKYDLKSKKNDCVGKYKIYFSDESTSSENTTDDYEYYMKTRNKSKPKIKGKKDKKKKENVKNKKKNNDNNVYINKSNSKNKQVDENDKNDKNDKNDKNKKKDNKVINTKETNIPKYNTIESKNTIASINEKTCNEFIKDTNESLNIKNNDTSDNIMKNKMDHKNINIDDHYDLKEYEEDDINKNTKSVENIKINTFNDSKESMLEEQEIIGNNKKVYRKIQTLKSKSSKKLIFNLSLSENEESSLIIESLDNNIQETNEMKEFQEINVDSMDEEWDKKKKSGSLKGDNNNKSNNNNNNNNNNNNMICLKEKVYHVDIDNKRGEYDNILKEQDKLKVGYHDIYNNNEGIEKPFIDTCEIYIKENVLNNTQKKLNLIHIYHKFKLGIIYLFDHYIIGGINLINPYNSIENERYTHFACIQSNINDMDHTKIFRYNEKELIMSFKKNSEISLLSDKNEKRIMKILCKNGKGLNGSIFKCTINNKLFACKVQHKLHLAKKEIYFSYLLKVRKSNKINKYTKYNNIDYSGRQLFYEIYEKENRYIFPDELHYKYSSDKKNKSVSKERYNENENNKNNKNIYNMNDNDSNDSNHSDDNVNYIYNVNEKNNKSEKKVKQLKNENRKKEPVKEKRNMSILIMNTHNNVITLNELINYFIKKNHKSVNEELILFIMYQIIVSILQLHFLDILHGDVKIDNILVSKNEDLCNREGRRKAKKRYNYEYNKNKKGNVNCKNKERERKQEKEHLNDYKNSFDFNSLYKNNKYLGKDKLNNYNKEDSFLKTTNFPLNLFLIDIGRGIDMKNFKKYLFYGEKHCDCYSFLNDSIYNYHIDFIGIAQIASCLLFYKHIGHTKYRYERTLNDKHNITVNNLGITYSTHNNHFNNTSGRNTYYRKRKTKGKDVVNDEEKYKSSKKDKYKEIENFIKIKEKVYQEEDNMCIESKDSFMDEYYLNGNEKDTERNKHTMNIKSNYKSNSNIKSKSKNKIKENNNLLSIDHLNSLDDLEDMKKNKKKNKCSNLYDENHDKENIYFIDYSKILSIDKRNKEKISYYLDKIKKQSDNYFVEKDNENKIKNFYTKFMLKRKKYAEFWDMFFHILLNFCNVYELNHIRYNSNEDILTNNTDDDLFVHKLINKTENYYFDFKKNNWQEIHKSPQRNDSNICNDDNKNIINLSDRCYSNIPYENKLTNLYYMDKKENEKSKNIINNQGYKDVILSTNNNVQTKHQKEHIKSYENNELINNDNNKLSIFKKENCKNTTLRKHIQGHNLNSLGKNSKYFFIKNSISNFKCIRKSLYKHKYEKKTKDPNKDEMKNNKTIHPPEENTQSGRLKRKIIFFENEQNKRKCRKLNNQNQYYNNEYKYNESKRSTRYINKLMKKKAIFILLNLKRSIERIFDEDEERQTILLNELYNASTFF
- a CDS encoding putative peptidyl-prolyl cis-trans isomerase encodes the protein MVVKTSEDVYNFVKDSIKIKEELDNQKKVKKPEKKICELKNKPSKYELDYSKFEECINDIENEEKEEKHREEHKHDFINNKNPCSHDHSKERQLYEKSTKEKIKASNIFNEEGKKAFYEKNYKLACVYFRKGLIQLDYSFPDSNEEENEQRKLEINLHLNMALTKFHMSKFYECISECSTVLNFDKDNIKAYYRKGQAYMSLDLYDDAKREFLKVLEINPNDNNTKKALIILRQKIIIYNKKKKLVCAKFFSTNEKDTSMNKKEEYINDNSSVEKNELNMINQNMNKNNIINNNNTIDNNKNHIHINKNENNFFIPISNIFKKCSDFFVLNKMFLYIYISFSLFFCIVLLHFYYL
- a CDS encoding hypothetical protein (conserved Plasmodium protein, unknown function); this translates as MSDKSRRTFLFGITTILVFCSFAAVDAHRYMWIFISICAFMLLLVDLLFFGVDKFNYDPFYSNWEKKNIQDS
- a CDS encoding hypothetical protein (conserved Plasmodium protein, unknown function), with protein sequence MCYYETHIIPTEKGNVNVYFEKQRRLYCLVHTTNNILQAHVYTFNDFKEYEYKIDSFNILENEENENHHQTNNNHSSSTNNQTNNNIENSNTNIFSYIKRGMYSFGNFNISVLYFLMNKHNMELQWVDNKEICQKLKDHKNSAILFDDEQLNDKKLIAFIINIVKLKFFDIYHHRHFYTIRKISDSWFKLDSSLNKPILLPTNKDVNNHLINIVKNNKIQKSDNYIIQVFKKVKDN